acacttggatgacaccaaacGATGATGATTTCAATTGTATCAGATTCGGCTGCTACAAAGTTTACTTCTCAGACTAACTGAGAAAACAATTGAAGCTGAAATATCGTTCCATGTTTGTGACCTGccccttgtttttctcttgcagGTGTTCGCTGATGTGAAAGCCATCCTAGACAAAGAGGATTGAATCTTCCCAACTGCCAACATTCACTTACctttttggttttctttttatcaacTGCAAGTACACCATAGCAAGTTTATGTCCATTCATAtgactttttactttgattactttttgttttgttttccatgtattttatatttgctgcactctgtgcgagtgtgtgtataCTTTGTATTGGTGTGAGCGAGAAGTTGACATGCCTAGCAGTTACTTGTGATTCATGTTCAGGGAGCTCACAGCTCATCTTTCATCATAGTCTGAGGCCTTCGCATAGGAACAAAATGTATCGTTAGCTTAGAGGAACACTGACAGTACGGAAGGTCTCTAtggtatttgtgttttcacctcacAGAATCATGTCATCGGAAGGAGCCATGCTGTTTCAGACCAAATAGTTGTTTGAGCTCATGACGTCATAGACCGATTTCAGACTTTACAGAGAGGTAAATAGTCtgtcattcaaataaaaagcatACATCAGTCAAACTGCTTGTATGACATGTGGAGTTATTAGGGACTCTCCATCTGTGTGATAAATGGCTCTATAATATTTGACACCTCGATGTGCTCCTTCAGAGCCATGAATCCTGGCTCATAATTTAGAGAAAACAGGCAggtcaaaataaatattctctcAAATCTGTACTGTATCTTCTTGAAGGAGGGATGATAAATCTCAAAAGTGAAAACTGtgactttttctccttttgttttgttaaagtaTACAGTATGCGCTTTCTTTCTTGTACACATTTCCCcctgtaatatactgtattcACTATAAACATATAGTGCTATAAGGAAACATCAAGTCAACAACTgcacaacattttacaaaaccaCGTACACATAAGCCTTCAGCCTGATCAACCAGCAGGTGGCGTCACTGGACAGTCTGAGAAAGTTGATCCatgattttttgttgttgtccattcactttgagtttaaatcTACAGAAGATAACACATTTAGCAAATAAGgtaaacaaatgttaaataatattttgatgAATCTAATAAATGTGGTTAATTGAGAAATAAGTTTAGAAAAAAAGGAATTTCTACTAATACTacatttttaattcagtgtttaTATCTTTAATAATTTCCAGGTAAAATATAATTAGTCTTTTATTTCAGCAtacatttatatgtttataattgcattcattttggttttaatattcatttctttatatatagttttatgCCTTTTAGTCATTTAATAATTGATGAATAAGTCATTTTTTGTCTTCTGTATAATTTGTATCATGTCCCTATACACATATGTAGACTGACAGTTTGGCCAACTAAACTATCTGGGTCTCAGAAAGCAGGAAGTTTAGCGAAAACTCCGAGTTAGTTGACTGAGACTTGATGGAAACTCTGAGTCAGTTACTATCTGGACCTGCTCCGTGATGCTGGCAGGTTTTCTTCCAGTAACACAgactttctccttctctttagTTGAAGCCTTCAGACAGAAGGAGGAATCGGACATGACGTAATCTTTTCCATCAGAGACAAAATATGACACAATCATTTCTAAATGACCCATCATCTCACGTAAATGACAAAACTATTCAGGGAACACATTACATGGGGGAAAGAATGTTCACAATGGGTTATATAAAGTCTGATGTCGATTTAGACTGCACAGAATACCACATGGTACTGCACACCATCTAAATAATACTGGCAGGACGTCACTGATTATCTCTCTTCCCTTTAGGACTGCCACATCCCACCATCCCCTCAGACAATCAACGTCAACTGTACATAACCCATCCAATAGAATACTCTCCATCAGGGAtctgcacagacattttggggggcaGTGGCTCAAGTGAGATAAAGGGCACTTCTCAcaattatttatgtaaaaaaatgttttaaaacaaaaaggtgaatGAAGTACAACATCTTTGACTcacttcaaaatgtattttattacctTCACTCACACAATTGTTAAAAAATCAACAGTTCACACaggtctcttttttttttcttagtctGTATCTAGTGATAGCACCACCAACTGACAACAGGaagtttttaatattatttgataaaatcattcaaatatgaactatctttttatttagaaagtgctttaaaatgtattatagacggttactgttattacaagtgtgctgtaatttcATCGCTTTCACACTTTTTATAGGGtttcaattcaaaaatctgactacaacagtaagtctaTGACAGTGGTGAGTGCTCTCCATgatgatttgacattcattgcATAATTttcaggaatttttttttaggaGAAAAGTTCTATAACTTCACTCTAATACTGTGTATTCTCGCCACAATCACGCCACACATCCAActtattcaataacttcactctAACTTCACAAGCCGAATCAGTACAGGTAAGGGAGACACAAGCCTGCATACATTTTGTGCCAGTGCCgggctagtgcacaggctggttcGGAGTTTGTTTAAAGGTGGATCTTTTAAGTGAGATGCTGCCAGAAATCCAGTAAGGGCAAGCCCAAATCGTGGCAGTGGTAGCTCGTAGAGGCATTTCCggtgccacactgtttggaggcagctgccaatgatgccacactgtttaaatgCAGATGCCTTTGATGACACACTGTTTAAATGCAGCTGCTTctgttaccacactgtttggaggcagttGCCACAAGTGTTTGGGGCAGTTTTCACTGAATCAAGAAAAGCTCCACATCTATCAGATCCATTATGTTGAGGTCTATGGTTAGGTAAGATCTCAAAGACTGTATTCCCAGTATCAGTTACAATGTGACTGATACTGTGCCTGATTAAACTGTGATAAACAAAAGgaataatgtaaatgtttatcCTTGCCTTAAATTCTACAGCTTCTCACCAACATCATTTCAGACAGGAGTAAAGTCATAGCaaatttctgtctttttatgtgactcattgaaaagaaagcagtgtTCTAGTTTCAATCATTAAGCATCATGTTCCATTGACATCACTGTCCTACCACATTCGTGTGTACCAGATTGTTGTACATCATTTTAACAGCTCAGATCTCTATCAACATCTAAAAAAGATGCCTGGATAAAGGTCattacacagaaagacacaccgTTCCCGTTGGCATCAGAAACTGGTTACATCACCTTGGCAGTCTTGACATGATTTTCCCTGAGACTGTTCTGTGGATCGGAAAGTAAAACTGACAGTTGAAGTATTTGTAATATAAAGCACTCTAGGCTAACACACCTTGAAATTGTCTCTACGTAAAGCTGCTAGACTAAAGACAAGTGAAGGAAAGACATTTTCTACAAATTTTGCAGATAAATGGAAACTAACAATACATTCAAACAACTATCTGATTTGCATATCTGCAGAAAAAGACCAGATATTGAATCAGATAAAGATATGCACAATAGGCTACATCAATATATATAGGGAAATACCGGAATCTACAGATGGTAATGCAGTGAAGTGTCCACTTGTCACTTGTTGCACATTGTTACAGTACAAAGTAATAATGATGTCCTCAAAAGTTTTTTGACAGCAGAACCTGTAATATAGCGTAATATAGCCTACATGTATCCAACAGTAATATCAcgttatatttaaatacagttcaaaaaacacaataactaaGCAATATGAGGACACAATACTTAAGAGAAAAAAAGTACATCTTTACCTTGTTCTCCTTGATCTTTCGGGAAACCTAATGTGGGTAGCCCAAGTGCGCATCTACATTATGTGCTGACTAGTTTAACTAAACCCCTAAAAACTTATTTTCAGATGAAAACCAATACATCGTAAGAAATCAGCCATAGAAACGAGCATGTTTCAGAATACAAGTGGAGAAATACAGATCAATTATTCTTGGTGCTCACAACAGTAAAACGctgataaacattcataaactaCATATATATCTCAGGGAATAAGTCACAAACAGCGGTTCTTGCCCTCTGACAGGGTGATAAATCTGGATTCTCATTCCAGCTTCAGACCATGAGCTGTTCCAATAGACTCATTATTCAAGATATCTTTCTTGTCACTGTACAGGAACAATGAAATTGGGTGTGGATCAAGCCTATAAATGCTTAATTAGgtaacacacaaaaatgttgacAATAAAGTGAAGGATAAAGCATGAAAAAGAAGCTATTGAAATATATGTAAAAAGCTGTATGTCCAAGGAGTCGAATTAGACAGttgtaaatatatgtttatatgtttgatTATGTTATAAAGCAGTGGTTTTATTAAAGGGTGGTTGGTGACGTATATTCACACATTTGTCATCAGTAAGAAAAAGGGGAAAGGAAAGTGAAACACATCTGGACATTTCAACACTTTGAATTTACCCTCTTGTGGTTAATCAAAACTACCATGGTGGTTTTACTTTAGTTTTTCTCTTATCAGTAATCTTTCTCTTATCAGTAATCTTTTTCTACCACATCCTTTCATTTTCCActatttcttgtatttttctgacattgagagatttttgtttgtgttcctcCTCCAGCGGAGACGCTCTGGCCCTTCTCAGAGTTCAGTGTCCTAACCACCCTGATGCCATCCTGGTGGAGGACTACAGAGCAGGGGACATGATATGCCCCGAATGCGGCCTTGTAGTAGGTCAGTGTTGACCTCATGCACGTTTGTATTTGAATCAGAGAGCGCTCAGCGTAACACCTCCTTCCTTTCCGTTTTGATTTCCTGTACTCAactacttcctgtctgtcataGACAAATCAAGACAAGTCAGTCTTCCTCtacatatttgtttaatttcaaagCAGAGAAAACTCAACAGTAGTGTCTTCTCTAAGAGAGAACATTAACATTACTTTGGATAATCAACACACATCATTATTGACATTTTGTCTAATCTTCTGTCACATGTAGAGTAAAAGGTGATTTGCAATATAAGTGATCTGATGATGTAATGTGTCACTTAAACTAGAGGTgagaatattttaaaacataatatgaagaAACACTTTTCTACATTTAAGACCAGAAAAACACTGAGATCCAACAAAAGCTATGAATTTGAATCAATAAATATGCCATTTACCATCAAGGCATGAACTTGAGACCTCGGACCACTGCTCACGTATTCACAGAAGGGAATTGTGCTGAGTATTGCACAATCTTCTGCTTTATTATTCCACAGGGATATAATTGAGCCAAACTAAAGAACAGAGTGAATGTGGTTTTTATGTGCACAGACTGTCTGTGCCGGTGTTTTGTGGAACTTGAACACAATCTGTTCTTTTCATCAGTTACCTTGTTCCATCTGTGAAGTTGAAACCTCATCCCTTGTTTTTatcaaggaaaaaaaagtatcaGTTTCTGATCAACACCGTAGCCATCGATACAAAAGACTGAAAGGAGACAAACAAGACTGACGTTTTGTGTTTAACCCAAAGTCAAGTACTGATGTATTAAAGATTCAGGATAGTGTTTGCAAACGGAAAACGTGTTAATCCAGAGTGAAGATGTTTCTGGATATTATTACAGAATAAGAATGGCACACATAATCTACATTGAAATAAACTTGTAAATACACTTTCATTATAATCATCCAGCAAATCAAAGCTGCTTAGAATTGacatgtaaaacatttaacttGGGCCTCCTTAAAGTTCAGAATTCTATACTCTTATGATCTTATGATCTTATGATCTTATTcttgttcttttatttcatctgaCCAAGTTGTTCCTCCTCAGGGGACCGTGTAATTGATGTGGGCTCAGAGTGGCGAATGTTTTCTAATGACAAAGCCCTTAAAGACCCCTCCAGAGTGGGAGACGCCCAGAACCCACTGCTCAATGGAGAAGACCTAACCACCAAGATCAGCAAGGTGagagttacagttacagttgctccattgtctttgtgtttgcaaGTTTAATCATTGGAAGGATGTGAGAAAACTTCCAGTGATTTTAATTACAGGGCTCCAGTCTCCTTGCTGTGAATATTTTTGTTAAGATTAGAGGTTGTGGCGGAGTTTTCTTGACTGACTGAAATTCCAAAGCCatgtatagaaatataaaagaaaaagtaaaaattaaaggaatttttccattttccttcaGAATGACTGTCAGATCCCTTGTTTTTCTGGATTATATGCATGTAATAACTTTTCTATACACAGCGTGTTTATGCAGGTAAACCCAGTAAAAGGCGATTATTGAACGACCAGTAAAACACAACTTCAGAGTTATGATGGCTTCTCTTGAAATACAGTTGCAATAATTTGAAAGAATAAACTTTCTTTGTTTCCACCACAGGGAACTGGTGCAGCTAGTTTTGGTGAGTTTGGAAAGTCAGTAACGTACCAGAACCGGCGAACCACGAGCAGCTCCGACCGGGCCATGCTCAACGCCTTTAAAGAGATCAGCACCATGGCAGATCGCATCAACCTTCCAAGAAACATCATAGTAAGTTCATGTCACTGTTCTCTCTACCTGGTTTGGTTCAGACGATACCACAACACACGTCTCTGTTAGCGACAGGCATGTTCAAGGTCAGCTGAATCATAGAGAAGCTGTTTtatgacctgcgggtaaaatcaGGAGAATTGGCTATGGAGTTTACACGTGCACAACACAGTGGGGGGTTCTCTGCatagacgcgttcacaacagcaacaaatcctcggccttattcaggtgagaggtggagaaTCCGGGTGCAGGAATAAGTTCtactgcagagatcacgtgattttctatacagcacacacacacacacacacacacacacacacacacacactaacctcaaactctcttgacatttaagtctgtgtcttctacgtgtatgacactgATGTTTTACCGGGATCTattggttttcattttccatcGGGGTATCCCCTGGGGAATCCCCCAACTTAATTGTATGTCTTAGAAAGCAGCTAGAGAGAGAAACGAAAGCCACATGGAAAAAACATGGCGAAAAAGAGAAACGAAACACAAACTCGTGGTTATTATGTAATTCTGTGTATGAATGTATAAGTGTATAGACACGCACTGCAGACTGGAGTCTTGGCTGGAAGCGACAAAAACAGTGTAATCTGGGGTTCGTGTCTCATGAAGGGTTCATTCtgataatatgtgtgtgttctggggTGTAAGTCTCCGggtttacatatatatattgttttaaatatatataatgtaaaaaaatatacattaatgATGTGAAGgatattttgattttaaattgaaataaaaaagacaagtGGATATGTGTAGAGACGCATGTTGTGATATCGTGACTGTTTTTGCTCGATTGAAATTCTTATTTTGGGTTtcataagaaaacacaattgaATACAAGAAGATTGTCGTTACGGCTTTTGCCAATAATTGCTAGTAATGAGTTTGCTGTTAATAATCTTCTTGCTCTGCAGGACAGAACCAACAACTTATTCAAGCAAGTGTATGAACAGAAGAGTCTGAAGGGACGAGCCAATGATACCATTGCTTCGGCCTGTCTCTACATCGCCTGCAGACAAGATGGCGTAGCGAGAACTTTTAAAGGTCAGAATCATCGTTTCGATTTCTTGTAACATCGGTTAGATTGTTAAAGTCACAGCTGCTCTTGAAGAATGACATTTCTCAACACTAGAAGAaattctgcttcttcttcatgtatGCAAACAGGTCTCCACAATTCTAAAAGATGCTTGAGAATTAGCATCTGactttaaattcagatttagTGGCGGGAAACCATCATCTTGATTTTGCATTTACTTATGTTAATTTAAAATTCTAAATACGTATTTCTCCTTAATTAAGAGAAAATGTTGTTAATAAAGAAATAAGGAAGGAATTTACTCCTATGACTAAATATGACTATGACTGTACggtttgaaaaaagaaattaaataaaagtaaaggaTGTATGATATgatcttctcttctctcatcttGCCGTGGAAGTAACAGGAGGACAAAGCCacacttttctttctcagtCCAAATGAATGTCTTCCCCCGATCTCCTCGTTTCCTCTACAGAGATCTGCGCCGTCTCTAGAATCTCCAAGAAGGAGATCGGTAGATGCTTCAAGCTGATCCTGAAGGCGCTGGAGACCAGCGTGGACCTAATCACCGCGGGAGACTTCATGTCCCGCTTCTGCTCAAACCTCGGGCTGCCCAAGCATGTGCAGATGGCGGCCACCCAGATCGCCAGGGAGGCCGTGGAGCTGGACCTGGTGCCCGGCAGGAGCCCGATCTCTGTGGCCGCGGCAGCTATTTACATGGCCTCCCAGGCCTCCGCAGAGAAGAAGACCCAGAAAGGTGATTGATGATCTGAGTTTAGACTAGAGGTGGAACAGACATATCTGTacaattcataaataaaaaaaaacaggttggTCCCAGCCTGAAAGTGGGAATGGTCCAAATAAAGGGTGAACAGGTTCAGGAAACACTGTAAAGTATATGTAAGTACATGTTATTGTTAATCAATTTGTAAACAGGAAAGAACAGTTGTGTGCATTGGTAACTGTGTGAGGTTATAAGAAGATCCAGACCCTAGCTCTAAATGATGCTTCTCCACTTATTTATCGTTGGAAATGCATTAGATGTCAGTAGATTTCCTGCTGTTCAAACATTTCAGCTTTGTCTCTGAACCTTCCACAGAAATCAGAGATATCGCCGGGGTCGCACACGCCACAATCAGACAGTCGTACCGACTCATCTACCCGCGAGCTGCGGAACTTTTCCCTGCAGACTTCAAATTCGACACGCCCGTGGACAAGCTGCCCCAGCTGTGAAGACTCTGCCCCAGCTGTGAAGACGCTGCctacactgttttttttccatgcttttaaaaaaataaaccctatttgtgttaaatttgggcgatttctctctgtctcttctaaAGACTTCAGGCCCTTTATCGAGGCGCTCTCACAGGAATAAAACGGACACATTCCAGTGCTGAAAGAAACTAGCTTGCAGACTGCACTTACAgtatttcatttgtgtgtatatacttTACTATGTATATATGTCCAAGTGGGAATGTGTAACTTGATGCGTGCAAATTTTAGGCTGGTTTCATACTGTacacataaaaaatgttaattagTAAAaaagttagtttgttagtttgaATTGTTctaagtaataaaaaaaattattaaaaaaatattttcagtaaAGCATGGTAATCCGCTCATggtttaaataacatttaaaataatgtgtttagATAAAATCTTTcacttaacccttgtgttgtccctgcttcccccggctgttggccccctctcatagcccaccccatattaggacgcacacgtagggcaatagacaagtgagcagcccttgcagatgtatttgttacacccgcggcacacggtgtgagttttacagtcctttttcctggggcatatctgacacctcttcctcttactcgccctgagcggggctgctgctaggactatggaggaggccggacactcgggttgagcgtcgtagtcaacagctctctgtgcggcggattttacagccttcacaaccgcggcggacgcgtccgtgcgggggatgcgctccctttgtgcgatgaacggagtcacgagagcctttcccagctgctctaggaacaccctccgcttgttccgcttgcccggcatccagtctgggttgatctctctccatatcacgaaggcgttgtaggaagagacgtcgagaatgttgtgaaagacgaccaggggccagcgtgcggtcatcctcctgcagctgtacgttccgatcaccttgtctaggttgtccacgccacctttgttgcggttgtagtccaggacgatgaccggtttcccgtcctcgcggtcgctgatgtcggcctcggggtgccgtgtgctcaggagcaccacattcctgtttttctttgggatgtaggacacaagagtggcagtgggcgtgaatgcgaacttggatgagaacacctctcttcccttgaccgcgagcagcccgaaccgtgccgaccacggtgagcttcctctccaggagctgccgcgcgagttcgtaggaggtgaagtaattgtcacatgtgacgttacgaccgtgcagtccctccgttacatcgagcactacccacaacccctggttccgttctgggcgtccgccgctcggctttccggtgtacacttccatcttccaagcgtagcttgatttcgcatcgcaggccacccacgacttgatcccgtatttcgccggcttgctgggcatgtactgacggaacggacaccggcctagggagaaaaacaggaggagaggagatgagatgaggacgaggatgaggactagcagccgctgtctacataacataacataacataacataacataacataacataactaaccctacgtaggcgcgcaggtcggtctcgtccatccctttccattcatcaccgtattttcgacgaccctcccgattcgtcatcttcaggatgatgttctctaccgtcggtgtgatgaacaggcggaacgtcgaggctaggtcaccggtgcgggatgtcgcgtggatcgtggggccccaGGGGACCCAGCTTtgagcaggaggagcagtggccctcctctcggccgtacgccctcgaggaccatgttatttccctgtttcttgacgggaaggtctctctttccacgagtccggtggtggtggtggtggtgtcgccgtggtcttgtcctccttcttcttcttcttccaaggatgaagaatctgcagaagcatcacccactgggtcgtagtcttcgtcaccgtcggGGGGGGccatgaagaccatcatttacccccgaaccccgacattcaacgggtacaacaacaagcggagaaagcagaatcgcgggctgaccttatatatacagtctatggggctgaccagcggagaaatgctcgtcccgtgtgaacagccaggcggctgcgcgcttgagtctggtgtaacccggcgtaacgagtgggggggctctgtgtgtttgtgccagtgttacagtagtactgaacactgcggaagtcttccacactgctggctgtgtggcgttgacacaaattccagctcacgcatgggagagcgagaggtcgcgcccgagcaactgctgcagcctcccagtcccaacgatccagacaaatgccacatgtgagtgaatcgcgggctgaccagcggagaaatgctcgtcccgtgtgaacagccaggcggctgcgtgcttgggaacggcgctgcgctgcctcgcagcctcgctgagtccggtgtaaacccggcgtaacgagtgtggggggatggggggggatgaggtggggggtgggccaagaccatgtagggagacttccaatgccttgttacgacacaaaacccaggaagctcaatcgagtcactcaagcatgacgtttctgacttagaggaaccataacaaaacgcgcgagtgtttttttccagagtttttgggttggtagacatgccagatacccacattaacgtgtagaagcactaacaaagtggaatttgcatgctatgtccccttgggtctaatgtaccccccttgatttcaattggaatcaggtgtgggtctaaatgacccctcccatgacaatcgagaatgacaatccattggtctcaattaccccaggagaattggataatgacaatccttgggtcaccctaaccctaaccctgaccgtCCAGGGCTTGagtatgatcacacgcacgcactcacgcacgcacacacacacacacacacacacacacacacacacactctgggtcaatccgacccaggaacaacacaagggttaatcGATTAAATGTCTCCGCAGGAAGGAAAACTCATCTGAGAGACTATCAGATCTGCACGTGCATGCTCTCCTTGTCATCGCTAAGAAAGCTATCTTGATGAACTGGAAATCAGGGAAGGCCATCAATACCACACTCATCTATTCAAATCTACTAATTAATTACATATCAATGGAAATATGATCTGCCTCCATTAAAATACAGACTGATGACTTCAATGTAATCTGGGATCCATTCACTTTATCAACCAACTTCACTCATCCCCTCCTTTTGTCTGTCAGACTGTCACACACTTTTCTGCCATCACACACGAACTCttacatttcattaatttattcattttttgaCATACTCATgcatttcacacatacacccaataaacacacacacacacacactaactctcTTCGCCCTCTTCACTGCCCTTATGGACCATGATGATGGAGACATGGTAACATGGTAATAATGGTTATTGTTTAATAAGAATGAATAGTAGTCTATGGGAGTAATCATGTAATGGTTATTACTATTTtggtttagtgtgtgtgttagaccaGAAATGATTTTCCATAAGAATGAACAGCAgggggagtcagagagagggtTCAGCCTGTGAATATATACAAATACTTAAAGGTTCTGTTATAAACAATGAACAATGCTGTTGAAAACAGTGCaacataataaacattttattttcatttttttaatatgtatatatatatatatatatatatacacacatatatatatatatacacacacacacacacaca
Above is a window of Hippoglossus hippoglossus isolate fHipHip1 chromosome 17, fHipHip1.pri, whole genome shotgun sequence DNA encoding:
- the LOC117778045 gene encoding transcription initiation factor IIB-like; translated protein: MSGGDRAASGDALALLRVQCPNHPDAILVEDYRAGDMICPECGLVVGDRVIDVGSEWRMFSNDKALKDPSRVGDAQNPLLNGEDLTTKISKGTGAASFGEFGKSVTYQNRRTTSSSDRAMLNAFKEISTMADRINLPRNIIDRTNNLFKQVYEQKSLKGRANDTIASACLYIACRQDGVARTFKEICAVSRISKKEIGRCFKLILKALETSVDLITAGDFMSRFCSNLGLPKHVQMAATQIAREAVELDLVPGRSPISVAAAAIYMASQASAEKKTQKEIRDIAGVAHATIRQSYRLIYPRAAELFPADFKFDTPVDKLPQL